ttgtgtcccatggagccgtaaatacacacgtaacggtattactattttttatttaacaaattataattgtttatttgtattttattcataagaaaactacagaatatattataattttaacaaaaattttaattaaatcgtcaaatttagttaaataaataaaattaaaaaaagcattactagtaataactagtaacttttagtaacttttacggaaatttcatggaattacggctccatgggacacaaggagataaaacacacgtaacgttacggacgcaatccctagtaacttttgcggactttcggtgcggattacggattacgggttctatgtgacgccggcctcacatagaacccgttaGGGTGCATCCCGACGAAGGAAGAAATAGCGGAACGGAACAGTAGCGGAAAAGAAACTAGATGGAAAGTAGCCAATCAGAATGATTCCGTTTCAATTCCGTTCCGCTTTTTAACCACTGGGTTCCCCATGGCACGGAACTGTTACGGAACGGAAAAATTTCTAACCTATCGACATGAAAAATTCGCGAAGTGTCCGTTTGTTTATTCGTTTTGCAACGTACGTGCATTTTGGAAGCTGTTGgaaggaaataaaaagcaatgtCGTCATCGGTAcgttattattgtataaaaataaaatatatatattaaaacactatgtgtgtatgttttcacataaattcaattatttaacatgAAACTCATAAAATAGATTAGGTTAAGttgttcttataatatataatagaaatttaaaaaacagatacaattgtatgtaatatattttattgattaggAGAAATTCAAATGTGGATATTGTGGCTGGATTATTTGGCGTGATAAAAGTGGACAGATTTCACATGGTTGCTTTGGAAAgtgtaaagaattattatctttttttctgcaacaaaaaaatatataaattaattattattcattcgcTAATGTAAGTTGCGTATAATAAACATTCATACTTCGTGATTTCGGTAAGACTGGAGACAGTGATGTGGAAGTATTATCATCAGTGATAGGAGTCAGAACATCATCCACGCTGCTTGTTGATGTGGAAGGAATGCTGTTGCAACTTGAAGCTTGCTCTTCACACATTGATCTTAAAGACGTTACGGttctgaaataaatgttaggatgttattactatataattattatcaataaaactaCCACTATTCTTGAACTTACTGTCGATATTCCAacatatcatttaaaaaattcattacattgtaGTGACGAAAGGACGGtttcatttcatatttttttgatatacCAGCCGCACCACTTTTTTGCAcaatactttgtttttttttaaatatatttcttgctTTCCTATAACAATCTTTTAAATAGGTCCATCGTTTTTCCGCTTCAGTAGCGGTATATAAACCTACAAcacataatgtaattaaaaaatatatttaaatgtgtaatacttgttttatatatacatatgtgtgcgtgtgtgtttgCTTATATACAGAAAAccttgcaaataaatatatatataagtaaataaatataaataaatatataaataaataaatataaatactaccTTTCAAACGTACGCTGACTTCTTGCCATAAGCTGTCTTTTTGTTTCCTTCCTCGCTCTTTCACCGGTATGCGAAAATCATATAATGCTGGTCTTTCTTTTACTGCACTTATTAAATCTTCATCTAGTTTATCGATATCAATGTGTTCCTCAAgattttcatcaatattttctttctcgtaGGTACTTTCTTCAATAGTGCTATTTCCACCAGTCTCATTCTCTACAtgccaattaattaaattaatgacagttcttaattaattaaatgaatgacagttcttaaaaaataaataatagtttgttGAATATATTGCCTCTTTTGTAGACACAAATATACGTACCATttctaaaaagatttttatccttatccattaataattctttacacTTTCCAAAGCAACCATGTGAAATCTATCCACTTTTATCACGCCAAATAATCCAGCCACAATATCCACATTTGAATTTCTcctaatcaataaaatatattacatacaattgtatctgttttttaaatttctattatatattataagaacaaCTTAACCTAATCTATTTTATGAGTTTcatgttaaataattgaatttatgtgAAAACATACACAtagtgttttaatatatatattttatttttatacaataataacgTACCGATGACGacattgctttttatttccttcCAACAGCTTCCAAAATGCACGTACGTTGCAAAACGAATAAACAAACGGACACTTCGCGAATTTTTCATGTCGATAGGTTAGAAATTTTTCCGTTCCGTAACAGTTCCGTGCCATGGGGAACCCAGTGGTTAAAAAGCGGAACGGAATTGAAACGGAATCATTCTGATTGGCTACTTTCCATCTAGTTTCTTTTCCGCTACTGTTCCGTTCCGCTATTTCTTCCTTCGTCGGGATGCACccttacgggttctatgtgaggccggcgtcacatagaacccgtaatccgtaatccgcaccggaagtccgcaaaagttactagggattgcgtccgtaacgttacgtatgttttttctccttgtgtcccatggagccgtaaatacacacgtaacggtattactattttttatttaacagattataattgtttatttgtattttattcataagaaaactacagaatatattataattttaacaaaaattttaattaaatcgtcaaatttagttaaataaataaaattaaaaaaagcattactagtaataactagtaacttttagtaacttttacggaaatttcatggaattacggctccatgggacacaaggagataggctggcgtcacatagaacccgtaatccgtaatccgcaccggaagtccgcaaaagttactagggattgcgtccgtaacgttacgtatgttttttctccttgtgtcccatggagccgtaaatacacacgtaacggtattactattttttatttaacaaattataattgtttatttgtattttattcataagaaaactacagaatatattataattttaacaaaaattttaattaaattgtcaaatttagttaaataaataaaattaaaaaaagcattactagtaataactagtaacttttagtaacttttacggaaatttcatggaattaggccggcgtcacatagaacccgtaatccgtaatccgcaccggaagtccgcaaaagttactagggattgcgtccgtaacgttacgtgtgttttatctccttgtgtcccatggagccgtaattccatgaaatttccgtaaaagttactaaaagttactagttattactagtaatgctttttttaattttatttatttaactaaatttgacgatttaattaaaatgtttgttaaaattataatatattctgtagttttcttatgaataaaatacaaataaacaattataatctgttaaataaaaaatagtaataccgttacgtgtgtatttacggctccatgggacacaaggagaaaaaacatacgtaacgttacggacgcaatccctagtaacttttgcggacttccggtgcggattacggattacgggttctatgtgacgccagccttagggtgccgtcacatacagcccataatccgtaatccgcaccggaagtccgcaaaagttactaggtatttcgtccgtaacgttacgtgtgtttttatctccttgtgtcccatggagccgtaaatacagacgtaacggtagtactattttttatttaacagattataattgtttatttgtattttattcataagaaaactacagaatatattatgattttaacaaaagttttaactaaatcgtcaaatttagttaaataaataaaattagaaaaagcattactagtaataactaataacttgtagtaacttttacggaaatttcatggaattacgactccatgggacacaaggagataaaaacacacgtaacattacggacgaaatacctagtaactttaatggacttccggtgcggattacggattacgggctgtatgtgacggcacctTTAGGCTTGGTGGAAAGGAGACGCAAAACATACATCCGCTCGCTTtgaggccggcgtcacatagaacccgtaatccgtaatccgcaccgaaagtccgcaaaagttactagggattgcgtccgtaacgttacgtgtgttttttctccttgtgtcccatggagccgtaaatacacacgtaacggtattactattttttatttaacagattataattgtttatttgtattttattcataagaaaactacagaatatattataattttaacaaacattttaattaaatcgtcaaatttagttaaataaataaaattaaaaaaagcattactagtaataactagtaacttttagtaacttttacggaaatttcatggaattacggctccatgggacacaaggagataaaacacacgtaacgttacggacgcaatccctagtaacttttgcggactttcggtgcggattacggattacgggttctatgtgacgccggcctaaaAGTAAGGAGACGTAACTAGATAGCGTATAGAGAAAAAAGTTGGTCACGAAAAATGTTCCACGAAGGAGGAGGTTTGCCGAATGGAATAACTTGCAACATTTCGTCGCCATCTTAAATCTGTTCTTTTTTAGCTGTACCATGAGGAACATGAACTGAACTGACTGCACTAAGAGCAAGAGCAAGTAAAAAGCTTACtttgggcggtattcatagtccgttcttatattcaagatcgtcttaagcacgaacttatattcgctctcttcgtcagacacaatctatgtgtgacgaagagagcaaatataagtccgtgcttaagacaatcttaaatataagaacggactatgaataccgaccTTTGTGCTTGTGAAATATTCGTATGCAACGTggtatgcaaataattttaattaaacatttatataaggtatatatttcaagattataaattttaaagtaaatgtagtttaacatttaacattttatttttaattgttttgcagaaaattagaatttattgtagtattaacttttaatttttataacctaaaattgttgcatgttaaatcaattaatatttcgctataagcaatatcttttaatctatctatctatttatctatctattaataaatcagcatagatatattttctaagtatgtccaaatattaatataaataatttttagcaatatattaatattttcatttttttatttttaagataatttaactgcattttatttttaaatattttaaatttttattatagatataataaattctgaagTAATGGCCTGTTGTGTCAAAGGTTGCAATTCAAGGGGAGATAAAAAAGGATCAGAAAAAAGaagtttatattctttatgttctttaaaaatttgtaacattttttttattttttaaaaatttatttgtttatttcaatttcatacTTACGTTCCATGCTTTTCTAATCCTTATAACCTTTTCTCTCACTGTGGTCTCATCTGTCATTGACAATTTAAAGATGGCGACGAAATGTTGCAAGTTATTCCACTCGGCAAACCTCCTCCTTCACGGAACATTTTTCGTGACCACTTTCAATCTATGTAATTACGTCTCCTTACTTTTACTTCGTGATTGCGACATAGGGGGGGCTAACTATCATTGGCACAGTTACgaagggcggtattcatagtccgttcttatatttaaaatcgtcttaagcacagacttatattcgctctcttcgtcacacatagattgtgtctgacgaagagagcgaatataagttcgttcttaagacgatcttgaatataagaacggactatgaataccgcccgaaaactttgtaatttttttttaaattaatgaaaaatgtacatacaataaaaatcatagtacattcatgtacaaacaatgtacaatccgaatatataaatgtttttacgatttgcgttagggggggggggggcaacTATATAGACCTGACGataatacaacaaaaattCATTGctgaaatatcaaaattactaGCAGCAATTAAGGAGATCCTGCGTATTGCATTGacataagtatttttattgtgaaaaaagggtttgtaattctattaaaccaataaaaaaatttgtatgtttaattaaaatagtaagtCGGTAAGAGAATCGGTAATAGGTAACTCCAGAATCCGCattttagttaaaatttcGACCATTATTAGTTTTACAAATAGAATAACGAGTGAAAAATACTATTCTAATACTTCATATtgtttaaactaattataaaacattactttagtaaaaaatatataaaaaaaaaacaatatttatattgttattcatCTAGAATCTCAaacaaataagtaaaaaatatacgcaACTAAAATTCTCGACGATCATCGTGGTGTAGCAACGCTTTCGCTGCTATGTTAAAGGTCGCGCAACCTTGGCcttgtttaaataatacatgttGCAAGTTAAATAAGAGGCATGCAGACTTTGATGGTATCTCGATGGCATGAGGTTACAAAATCGAAAAGAAATTACGTCAAAAAATAAGTTTAGAAGTAAAAGATTCGTCTAGCGATACGGCATGTAAGGTTTCTACGTAACATATTCTAGATTACTTTCtcatatgcaatataattattttatggaaattatttaaatcattgaTATAGTATACAAATACAtgtctttattttctatatattaggTAATTTCTTTCACGATTTTAATCGCATTTTTATCGCCAACTTCACTTACCGCTGTCCGTCAACGACAGTAATATCATTCACATCGTTCCAACAATTTCTCAGTGTTtcgtgtttttttaatatttcgtcAAACAACTTCTTCAAAATCTCGGAGTATCTCGAAAGATCTCGCCGCATACGTTTTATTTCGCACGCGATCAACACTGAATTTGACGTCAGAGAAAACAAATTTGGCCGGTTTCCGAAAATAGGCATTATCGGGCGAAGATCGAAGCCCTTCCTAGCAATTAGCGATACCAGGCcaagcgagcgagcgattCATCAGGCCGCCACCTGCCGCGGTTTGTCCACGTGACACGGAGATGCAGCCGTGTAAGTGGGTCAGAATACACGCGAAGTCGCGAAGCGGAGTGTAGTCCGATTATCCACACGATTGCTTTGACTTCCTTGCCTATATTTCGACGAGGTTTTCGCGGGGGTTGCGCCGCGGGGGTGTGCAAAGGTGCCTGGTACGCTGCTCGTACGCTCCCGCTCGACCACCACCTGCACAGCTCACGTGTCCAGGAACGTTTCATCTATCTTTATTGCCCAGGTTAACGCGACCGTTTCGTCTAGTGCCTATTTGTCATACACAGCTATCTTCAGCAATTATGAGACACTCGAATGCGTCTTTTAACGTAGCGGGAATTTTCctcaaagaatttttattgaaattgctatcaaataatgttaaaaattaattttttatgcaatcaAACTATTATAGTCAAAAGAATGAGCAAACCAATTTATCAAACAATTTTACTTACCATAGTAAAAAAACAGTGCGACAAAGACATGGAAATtttcatgattaaaactttttcCGATTAGTTTGGAGCGATTGGTTTCTCTTTGATAGCTCGGAGAAGGAACGAAGAATTTCATTAAACGATTCCATCGATAACGCGAGGTAGATCAGCGAGATCTTATCCAATTGCTTTCATCAGGGGCACCTCAAAAACACCCCTGTGGGGCGCGCGCCTGCGAAATATCAGATTCCACCACCTGACTCGCGTgtgtcctcgtcgtcgtctcaGTCTTGCCTCCACTTCCATCCGTACTTCATCCTCGCCCGATTAATCTACAGCGCGGCTATGCGCTATTTCATTTCCCACCGAAGCTAACAATTCGTCCTGAGCGAATAATTCTATTCTTGGTACctgcaaaaaatgtattcattATTGCAAAAGAATCGAAGATTCAACAGGTATTAGAAGTGCCGCAGTGAGTTTCGTCACGATCcattgaattttattgaaaagcgCGCGCTCTTCACGCTCGTCGTTTAATCAAAAAAGAATTCTGAAAAAGAATCCTTAAAGATTTtatcgaatattaaaattattgtgttaATAATATAGACTTTATTACTTcgaaatctaaatatattgtaagaataaatatatatttaaattaaattttttcagattaaaaTAACGACGCTTCCTTCATCACCCACACATTTGCTGAAATCTATCGAGCGATGAAGAATCCATGAAAATCAGTGAAACGCATTTACGCGGGAAAGCTTTGCGGTTCTTAGGTCCGCTACATGAATGCCAACGATGGGGTGTCTTCAAATTTGGAAAGTTCAAGCCAAGATCAAAAAgacaagaaagaaaatgtcGAGAATGAGATTGAAAAATCCAAAGCGGAAGTGGTGGTAGACACCGATGCAACTAATTGTGATATTAAACCTCTCGAAGGTTGGAAGAATTTGTTATGTTCACTTAAGCGCAAATAGAttcaatatcaattaattgcacaattttctttaaaaaagagGCCGACTGTTCGGAGAATAAAACCGAATCGTCCTTAGAACTGCCACCAACACTTCACGAACGATTTTTGCGTATCAAGCAAACCGTGAAGGACGCTATAGCTGCCCATCatacttttatgatttatggCAAGTCACGGGTCATACGCGATTGCATGTTGAAAAGAGGATGGTGTGAGAAATTTTATCGCAGAAACAGCGGCGGTAATAAATTACTATGCACCAAGAACTTTTAATAGACctcgttattttaatatcaaatgcaGAAGAATTgtactttataatttgtacTTTAAATATCTCATGGTAACATGCTTTCAGGCGATCAGCATTTCAGCGTCGATTCCAGCCCGGTAATTCTGCTGGCTGGCATGGGCAATCTGAGAGATCAGCAAAGCGAACGCTTATTAATGTCCAGAATGCTTACCAATCATACCGTCGATTTTTTGTGGAACACGGGATCCGACTGGCCTGGCTGGCCCGCGCAAGATAATAAAACTACTGTGTTCAATCGATACTGTCGCGCTGGTTTTACGTCCAAGGTATTTCATTCCAAATCATTACGTTTTTAATTTCCACTAAATCTGAAATTTACGATTCATGTATAATGTacattagtaaaaaatttattgtataaataatttgttaaaaaatcgaCAAGCTTAATCAAAAATGTTTGAAGAACTTACGTGAACTTCAACAAGAGATGTTTAGATAAGCAATGTAGCATGCTGTCGAGAATGCACGCTCTCGGTGAGAATCATGGAGAGCGTGCCGGTGAATCGTTATGGAGTGCTGCGTGTACTTCTTTGAAAATCAATTATTCAGGTGGGCTTGTGTTCAAGCGTCAGACAAATGCATTGGTATTACGAAGCTGAAGTGGCTAACACTCTATTTCCGCGTTGCTACAACATATATCAGGGCGATCAGATGCACGCCTTCATCGATGACTTCCGGTGAGAGCTTATCGAGCTTCAACACAAAACTTTACgcattacttaaaaaatttaacaaacacATTTgttgatgataaaaattattggataATGTTCTGTCAGACTCACGGGTTGTTTGAGCTTGTTGAAATGGTTAGTGGATAAGGTAAATGCTGAGGACGAAGATGCCGTGCGTTCACCAACTGGCACGATACCTCTCAAAGCTCTCGATTTCGCGATCAAAAGATGCAGCGACTACATCAGTGCTCAGTCACACGAGGACATCGATCAGGAGGTTGAGAGAGTCTGGTCTCATCAGTGGGACCAATTTATTAGCTGGTACTACCAGATCATTCGTGATCAAGCTCTCTTCGTTCACACCAACGTGCCTTTTAACGTGAGATATCTGCtggcaaataataattttttatttttctcacttATGCTAATTAATGCGCTACTTAGAGATATTTGTGCTATGCTTGCCAATAGAAATACGTTCTGGCCTCAAaacacatattaaaaaaaatgcggaAGTACTGGCCGCAAATAGATATGGATGGCATAACGAACGTGTGGATCCTGAAACCTGGAAACAAGAGCCGAGGACGAGGTATTACGCTGATGAACAAACTGGAGGACGTGGTGGCAAAAGTAAATCCAACAGGCAAACCGGACGCCCGATACGTCGTGCAGAAATACATTGGTAATAAAACTTTCCAATTAATAATCGAAGAAAGAATAGCCAATTATTTTCCCACAAGCATTATTTGTttgtaattcaatttaattaaaatcaattacttTTGCTAGAACGGCCGTTACTGATTTACAACACCAAATTCGACATAAGGCAATGGTTTATCGTGACGTGCGCTCAACCTTTAACTCTCTGGATGTACAGGTACGCAAATACTCTAAGAATGTCTGGACAAGTCACGACATTCTGTAACGCTCACGCCATAACAATTAGCGAGCACAATAGCGACTCGAgtataagaaataatgataGCTCCAAAACTAggataataatcaatttatgtTTTGCTGACATTAAAGCGCGCGACCCTGTTTGCCGGCAGTTAAGTTTGTGGATATAAATATCTAGACAATAGCGC
This window of the Linepithema humile isolate Giens D197 chromosome 1, Lhum_UNIL_v1.0, whole genome shotgun sequence genome carries:
- the LOC137000064 gene encoding uncharacterized protein isoform X2 produces the protein MDKDKNLFRNENETGGNSTIEESTYEKENIDENLEEHIDIDKLDEDLISAVKERPALYDFRIPVKERGRKQKDSLWQEVSVRLKGLYTATEAEKRWTYLKDCYRKARNIFKKKQSIVQKSGAAGISKKYEMKPSFRHYNVMNFLNDMLEYRQTVTSLRSMCEEQASSCNSIPSTSTSSVDDVLTPITDDNTSTSLSPVLPKSRKKKIIILYTFQSNHVKSVHFYHAK
- the LOC137000064 gene encoding uncharacterized protein isoform X1, with the translated sequence MKNSRSVRLFIRFATYVHFGSCWKEIKSNVVIENETGGNSTIEESTYEKENIDENLEEHIDIDKLDEDLISAVKERPALYDFRIPVKERGRKQKDSLWQEVSVRLKGLYTATEAEKRWTYLKDCYRKARNIFKKKQSIVQKSGAAGISKKYEMKPSFRHYNVMNFLNDMLEYRQTVTSLRSMCEEQASSCNSIPSTSTSSVDDVLTPITDDNTSTSLSPVLPKSRKKKIIILYTFQSNHVKSVHFYHAK